Proteins encoded by one window of Vitis riparia cultivar Riparia Gloire de Montpellier isolate 1030 chromosome 11, EGFV_Vit.rip_1.0, whole genome shotgun sequence:
- the LOC117924826 gene encoding UDP-glycosyltransferase 91C1-like translates to MDGMKKEHQKLHIAVFPWLAFGHFLPFLHLSSHLVQKGHRISFLSTLKNLRRLSQIAPNLSSLVTMVPLPLPLPLPAVHGLLDSAESTFELPFHLFLNLKRAYDQLQLPLTEFLHNSDVNWLIYDFAPHWLPPIASRLGINSVFFSILGASSLAFMGPPEKLLLLDQQHMEDLTVVPEWIPFPSTVAYRLYEVIGIHDCMDPEAPDFFRLAKVIEGCRFVAIRSCAGLEDDSLSLLEKLYQKPVVPVGLLPAEVNDSERDENWDSLRQWLDEKIQNSVLYVAICTEFTLSQDEMNELASGIEKPGLPFIWVVKT, encoded by the coding sequence ATGGATGGGATGAAGAAAGAGCATCAGAAGCTTCACATAGCTGTGTTCCCATGGCTGGCCTTTGGCCACTTCTTACCTTTTCTTCATCTCTCCAGCCACTTAGTTCAAAAGGGTCACCGCATTTCCTTCCTCTCCACCCTTAAAAACCTTCGTCGCCTCTCTCAAATTGCTCCAAATTTATCCTCACTTGTAACCATGGTACCACTGCCACTGCCTCTGCCTCTGCCTGCCGTCCATGGCTTGCTCGACTCCGCCGAGTCCACCTTCGAGTTGCCATTCCACCTATTCCTGAATCTGAAACGAGCCTATGACCAGCTCCAACTCCCTCTCACTGAGTTTCTACACAACTCCGATGTCAACTGGCTCATCTATGACTTTGCTCCTCACTGGTTGCCCCCAATCGCCTCTCGACTCGGTATCAACTCAGTCTTCTTCAGCATATTGGGTGCCAGCTCACTCGCTTTCATGGGCCCGCCGGAGAAGCTGCTCCTCCTCGACCAACAGCATATGGAGGACTTAACCGTGGTTCCTGAGTGGATCCCGTTTCCGTCCACCGTCGCTTACAGGCTCTACGAGGTGATTGGCATCCATGACTGCATGGACCCTGAAGCTCCCGATTTCTTCCGATTGGCAAAGGTCATTGAAGGCTGCCGATTCGTGGCTATCAGGAGCTGCGCCGGGTTAGAGGATGATTCATTGAGCCTCCTCGAAAAGCTGTACCAAAAGCCTGTCGTTCCAGTGGGGTTGCTTCCGGCGGAGGTGAACGATAGCGAGAGAGACGAGAACTGGGACTCGTTAAGACAATGGCTTGACGAGAAAATCCAAAACTCCGTCCTTTATGTTGCAATCTGTACTGAGTTTACTCTGAGTCAGGACGAAATGAACGAGTTGGCATCTGGAATAGAGAAACCCGGCTTACCCTTCATTTGGGTGGTTAAAACTTAA